The proteins below are encoded in one region of Methanosarcina barkeri 3:
- the hmgA gene encoding hydroxymethylglutaryl-CoA reductase (NADPH), with protein sequence MFLQNYELNEEEKILLQKVLDGDVALRKIDEFADPVTSVKIRRLAIQEFAKLEFENIQNFSLDVEVASKRNIENMIGAVQIPLGVAGLLKVNGEYANSEYYIPLATTEGALVAGVNRGCSVITKSGGANVRVFEDEMTRAPVFKLESVSRAKEFYEWVKCPEIFEQMKAVAEKTTRFGKLLSVKPFVAGTYVYLRFSYDTKDAMGMNMVTIATDAVMHLIEDEFGAHPVTISANMCTDKKPASISTILGRGKTVVAEVTIPKEIVKETLKCTPESMFEVNYSKNMLGSARAGALGFNAHAANIIAAIYLACGQDVAHVVEGSTAITSMELTKYEEIHCTVTLPALPVGTVGGGTSLGTQRDCLNILGVAGAGDVPGINSKKFAEIVASAVLAGEVNLIGAQAAGHLARAHAQLGRGKF encoded by the coding sequence GTGTTTTTACAGAATTATGAGTTAAACGAGGAAGAGAAAATCCTTTTGCAAAAGGTTCTGGATGGAGATGTGGCTCTTCGTAAAATTGACGAATTTGCGGACCCTGTGACTTCAGTAAAAATCAGAAGGCTTGCAATACAGGAGTTTGCAAAACTTGAGTTTGAGAATATCCAGAACTTTTCCCTCGATGTTGAAGTAGCATCGAAAAGGAATATTGAAAATATGATAGGTGCAGTTCAGATTCCTCTCGGAGTTGCAGGTCTTCTGAAAGTAAACGGTGAATATGCAAATTCCGAATACTACATTCCGCTTGCTACAACTGAAGGAGCTCTTGTTGCGGGTGTAAATCGCGGCTGTTCGGTTATTACAAAATCAGGAGGAGCAAATGTAAGGGTCTTTGAGGATGAGATGACGAGAGCACCTGTTTTTAAGCTTGAAAGCGTCAGCAGAGCTAAAGAATTTTACGAGTGGGTAAAATGTCCTGAAATTTTCGAACAGATGAAAGCTGTTGCCGAAAAAACAACGCGTTTTGGAAAATTGCTTTCCGTAAAACCCTTTGTAGCCGGCACATATGTATACCTCAGATTTTCTTACGATACAAAAGACGCTATGGGCATGAACATGGTAACTATAGCTACCGACGCAGTGATGCACCTTATAGAAGACGAATTCGGTGCACATCCCGTTACCATTTCAGCAAATATGTGTACTGACAAAAAACCGGCCTCCATAAGCACAATTCTCGGAAGAGGCAAAACCGTTGTAGCTGAGGTTACGATTCCAAAGGAGATTGTCAAGGAGACTCTTAAATGTACGCCTGAGTCCATGTTTGAGGTTAATTATAGCAAAAACATGCTGGGTTCAGCAAGAGCAGGAGCACTTGGCTTTAATGCCCATGCTGCAAATATTATTGCTGCTATTTATCTGGCCTGCGGACAGGATGTAGCTCATGTTGTTGAAGGAAGCACTGCAATTACAAGTATGGAACTTACAAAATACGAAGAGATTCACTGTACTGTCACTCTCCCTGCCCTACCTGTGGGAACCGTTGGTGGAGGCACAAGTCTTGGGACCCAGAGAGACTGCCTGAATATTCTCGGCGTTGCAGGAGCAGGTGACGTTCCAGGAATAAACTCTAAGAAATTTGCGGAAATCGTAGCTTCTGCCGTGCTTGCAGGAGAAGTTAATCTTATAGGAGCTCAGGCTGCAGGACATCTGGCCCGTGCTCACGCCCAGCTCGGTCGTGGAAAGTTCTAA
- a CDS encoding DsrE family protein, producing MTKVEKVLLLLKNMVYESTSPQETLKFAKYYRSKGLDVLVILWGPMGVLLGKKDKTRGSPKYDMAVQECIDMGVEFRCCQLASDMIGLKKEELIPGIEFICSKEVAELFQKYTEEHQLIINF from the coding sequence ATGACAAAAGTCGAAAAGGTATTACTATTACTCAAAAATATGGTGTATGAAAGCACTAGCCCGCAGGAAACTCTCAAGTTTGCGAAATATTACAGGAGTAAAGGGCTCGATGTGCTGGTTATTCTATGGGGACCTATGGGAGTGTTACTTGGAAAGAAAGATAAAACAAGAGGATCGCCCAAGTATGATATGGCTGTTCAGGAATGTATCGACATGGGAGTAGAGTTCCGATGCTGCCAGCTTGCCTCGGACATGATTGGACTTAAGAAAGAAGAACTAATCCCTGGAATTGAATTTATCTGCTCAAAAGAAGTAGCTGAACTTTTTCAGAAATACACAGAAGAACACCAGTTAATTATTAATTTCTGA
- a CDS encoding valine--tRNA ligase, which produces MTESEIPKEYNASEVEEKWMEKWNLSMYHFNWGEDPRPQYIIDTPPPYPTGNFHIGNALNWCYIDFVARYKRMRGYNVMFPQGWDCHGLPTEVKVEEIHGITKNQVPRAEFRKMCRELTAGNIDKMRKTMLRLGFSVDWSNEFVTMEPSYFVKTQKSFVRMYNNDYIYHEEHPVNWCPRCETAIAFAEVEYETRQTKLNFVHFDKVDIATTRPELMAACVAVAVNPEDKRYSQYVGQEITVPLFGQKVTLIADEDVEPGFGTGAVMICTFGDKQDVRWWVKYELPLIKAIDKQGKMTKAAGKYEGLSIAECREAVIADLRSAGFLYDQKPLEQNVGLCWRCDTPIEILSEPQWFVKIDNDGILKAADEIKWYPEYMKVRLQNWAGTMEWDWCISRQRIFATPIPIWYCKKCGEVMVAEESWLPIDPNEAAPKKACACGSTEFEPETDVLDTWMDSSITALHVTGWESEHDLRLPAQIRPQGHDIIRTWAFYTILRSLALEGKKPWDSIVINGMVLGPDGHKMSKSLGNVISPEEVTTQYSADAFRQWGAVGGSTGSDVMFRWKDVVSASRFLQKMWSIYRFSMSHLKGFGQEDADKFQTDSLLIIDRWLLSKLNRLIDTATKELDGYQFDSTFKSIRGFAWEVLADNYLELVKGRLYGDDLEGRRAAQYVLYRTMKTLSLLLAPFIPFFAEELYSRFSDESVHTQAWPAVDESFINEEAEAAGELIKEITGEVRRYKSELGMALNAPLKKLEIYNANIDTGDIAGATNSKVELMEGAPSFEYVPVEVKPNMGILGPRFRKDAGAVVKALKAENPASVEAQAVSGKITVNVNGKPIELEPEAVEIRKEVISGGREVDVLEVRGAVVVIVR; this is translated from the coding sequence ATGACAGAATCAGAAATTCCAAAAGAATATAATGCAAGTGAGGTTGAGGAAAAATGGATGGAGAAGTGGAACCTCTCCATGTACCATTTCAACTGGGGAGAAGACCCCCGTCCCCAATATATTATCGACACCCCACCTCCTTATCCTACAGGTAATTTCCATATCGGAAATGCACTCAACTGGTGCTATATCGACTTTGTTGCCCGATACAAACGTATGCGAGGGTACAATGTAATGTTCCCACAGGGCTGGGACTGTCACGGTCTGCCAACCGAAGTCAAGGTTGAAGAAATTCATGGAATTACGAAAAACCAGGTTCCACGTGCTGAGTTTCGCAAAATGTGCAGGGAACTGACTGCAGGAAACATCGACAAAATGCGCAAAACAATGCTGCGTCTGGGCTTTTCTGTGGACTGGAGTAACGAGTTCGTTACCATGGAGCCTTCATACTTTGTAAAAACACAGAAATCTTTTGTCAGGATGTATAATAATGATTACATCTATCACGAGGAACATCCTGTCAACTGGTGTCCCCGCTGTGAAACCGCTATTGCTTTTGCAGAAGTCGAGTATGAAACAAGGCAAACAAAGCTTAACTTCGTCCATTTCGATAAGGTAGACATTGCAACCACCAGGCCTGAACTTATGGCAGCCTGTGTTGCAGTTGCAGTAAATCCCGAAGACAAGCGTTACAGCCAGTACGTCGGCCAGGAAATAACAGTACCTCTCTTTGGTCAGAAAGTGACTCTGATTGCTGATGAAGACGTTGAACCTGGATTCGGTACAGGTGCCGTGATGATCTGTACTTTCGGAGATAAGCAGGATGTACGCTGGTGGGTGAAATACGAACTTCCCCTTATAAAAGCCATCGACAAACAGGGCAAGATGACAAAAGCTGCAGGCAAGTACGAAGGCCTGAGCATTGCCGAGTGCAGGGAAGCCGTCATTGCGGACCTGAGGTCTGCAGGTTTCCTCTATGACCAGAAACCTCTGGAACAGAATGTCGGGCTTTGCTGGCGCTGCGATACCCCGATTGAAATCCTTTCGGAGCCCCAGTGGTTCGTAAAGATCGACAATGACGGCATCCTGAAAGCTGCAGACGAGATCAAATGGTATCCTGAGTACATGAAAGTCAGGCTCCAGAACTGGGCAGGCACTATGGAATGGGACTGGTGCATCTCCAGACAGAGGATCTTTGCAACTCCGATTCCTATCTGGTACTGCAAGAAATGCGGGGAAGTTATGGTTGCAGAAGAGAGCTGGCTTCCTATTGACCCGAATGAGGCTGCCCCAAAGAAAGCCTGCGCCTGCGGCTCAACCGAGTTTGAGCCTGAGACCGATGTACTGGACACATGGATGGACTCCTCGATTACGGCATTACACGTTACTGGCTGGGAGAGTGAGCATGATCTCCGCCTGCCTGCGCAGATCCGTCCACAGGGACATGATATCATAAGAACCTGGGCCTTTTACACAATCCTGCGAAGCCTGGCTCTTGAAGGCAAGAAACCCTGGGACTCTATAGTCATTAACGGTATGGTGCTCGGGCCTGACGGACATAAGATGAGCAAGTCCCTTGGAAATGTTATCTCTCCTGAGGAAGTAACCACACAGTACAGCGCTGATGCTTTCAGGCAGTGGGGTGCAGTTGGTGGCTCCACAGGTTCGGATGTAATGTTCCGCTGGAAGGATGTGGTTTCAGCTTCTCGTTTCCTTCAGAAGATGTGGAGTATCTACCGTTTTTCAATGTCTCACCTGAAGGGCTTCGGCCAGGAAGATGCTGATAAATTCCAGACTGACTCTCTCCTTATAATTGACAGGTGGCTACTGAGTAAACTTAACAGGCTTATAGATACTGCAACAAAGGAGCTTGATGGGTACCAGTTTGATTCCACTTTCAAATCCATACGAGGTTTTGCCTGGGAAGTTCTTGCTGACAACTATCTGGAACTTGTAAAAGGCAGGCTTTATGGCGATGACCTTGAAGGCAGAAGAGCAGCTCAGTATGTGCTCTACAGGACAATGAAAACCCTCTCGCTTCTGCTTGCTCCATTTATACCATTCTTTGCAGAAGAACTGTACTCCAGGTTTAGTGATGAGAGCGTCCATACACAGGCCTGGCCGGCAGTTGATGAGAGCTTCATAAACGAAGAGGCCGAAGCTGCAGGGGAATTGATTAAAGAGATCACAGGCGAGGTACGCAGGTACAAATCCGAACTGGGAATGGCACTTAATGCTCCCCTGAAGAAACTTGAGATATACAACGCAAATATTGATACAGGAGATATCGCAGGTGCAACAAACTCGAAAGTTGAGTTGATGGAAGGAGCTCCTTCCTTTGAATATGTGCCAGTGGAAGTTAAGCCTAATATGGGCATTCTGGGTCCCAGATTCAGAAAAGATGCAGGTGCTGTTGTGAAAGCTCTCAAGGCCGAAAACCCTGCTTCCGTTGAAGCTCAGGCAGTCTCAGGAAAAATAACCGTTAACGTAAACGGCAAACCGATCGAGCTCGAACCCGAAGCTGTAGAAATAAGGAAAGAAGTGATCTCCGGCGGCAGAGAGGTTGATGTGCTTGAAGTCAGAGGTGCAGTTGTCGTAATCGTAAGGTAA
- a CDS encoding GNAT family N-acetyltransferase, translating to MREIETDRVMIRKFTPADWKDLYDYLSDASVVKFEPYDTFTEAQCKLEAIKRSNQESFLAVCLKNTDKLIGNIYIEQQYPKKYSTWELGYVFNSRYQGYGYATESCKAVLNYAFKNLQARRVIAMCNPQNKASWKLLERLHFRKEGHLLKNIYFKSDEQGNPIWQDTYEYAILFDEWLS from the coding sequence TTGCGCGAAATAGAAACCGATAGAGTAATGATTAGAAAATTTACACCTGCAGATTGGAAAGACTTGTATGATTATCTGTCTGATGCATCAGTTGTGAAATTTGAACCTTATGATACTTTTACTGAAGCGCAATGCAAATTAGAAGCAATAAAAAGGTCAAATCAAGAATCTTTTTTGGCAGTTTGCTTGAAAAATACTGATAAATTGATAGGAAATATTTATATTGAGCAACAATACCCAAAAAAATATTCTACATGGGAGCTCGGATATGTCTTTAACTCTAGATATCAAGGATATGGATATGCGACTGAAAGTTGTAAAGCAGTTTTAAATTACGCATTTAAAAATCTACAAGCCAGGAGAGTCATTGCCATGTGCAATCCTCAAAACAAAGCATCATGGAAACTGCTGGAACGATTACATTTTCGAAAAGAAGGCCATTTACTCAAAAACATATATTTTAAGTCTGATGAACAAGGAAACCCTATTTGGCAAGATACTTATGAGTATGCAATATTATTTGACGAATGGCTATCCTAA
- a CDS encoding ABC transporter permease has translation MEHLYFGEKLVVSEVKRVWGVLRSNLTLTIGVLLFIFISMMAVMAPVISPHNPAEMHLEERLSTPSASFPLGTDQFGRCIFSRILYGAQTSFFIAIVSTLIIVPAGIIIGMYAGYFSRCDAFLMRLADIFLAFPSIVLSIAIVGVVGPSPAGIILSLSIPGWAKYARLIRGSTLSLKNSGFVEAARAIGASDKYVLFRHILPNIFGPITEIATLGLGSKIISISGLGFLGLGVQPPTPELGTILKDGLVYLQTAPMMALSSGGTIMLFVLAVNLIGSELRSITDPRSDTIEL, from the coding sequence ATGGAACACTTATACTTTGGCGAAAAACTGGTAGTTTCCGAAGTGAAAAGAGTATGGGGAGTTTTACGGAGCAATCTAACACTTACAATAGGAGTTCTGCTGTTCATTTTTATCTCCATGATGGCTGTAATGGCTCCGGTGATTTCTCCACATAACCCTGCAGAGATGCATCTTGAAGAAAGGTTATCTACTCCATCAGCATCTTTTCCTCTTGGGACAGACCAGTTTGGAAGGTGTATTTTCAGCCGTATATTATATGGTGCACAGACTTCGTTCTTCATTGCAATTGTTTCAACTCTAATTATCGTGCCTGCAGGAATTATAATAGGAATGTATGCAGGTTATTTCAGCAGATGTGATGCTTTCTTGATGCGATTGGCAGATATCTTTCTTGCTTTCCCCAGTATAGTTCTTTCAATTGCGATTGTGGGAGTAGTAGGTCCAAGTCCTGCAGGAATCATTCTATCACTTTCCATTCCTGGCTGGGCAAAGTATGCACGGTTAATCCGGGGTTCCACTCTTTCGCTGAAAAATAGCGGATTCGTTGAGGCAGCGAGAGCAATTGGAGCATCTGATAAATACGTTCTTTTCCGACATATTCTTCCCAATATTTTTGGACCTATTACTGAGATCGCAACACTTGGATTGGGATCCAAGATTATTTCAATTTCCGGGCTAGGGTTTTTAGGGCTTGGGGTTCAGCCTCCTACTCCGGAATTGGGAACAATCCTGAAAGATGGACTTGTATACCTTCAGACTGCACCTATGATGGCTTTATCTTCAGGAGGCACGATAATGCTGTTTGTTCTTGCGGTAAATCTCATCGGTTCCGAACTGAGATCAATTACCGATCCCCGGTCTGACACGATCGAACTTTAA
- a CDS encoding ABC transporter permease, which yields MIRRIILNRLFQMIQVMVGISLITFAVISLSPGDPAEITLRATLGTESPPKEAVARLHEEMGLDDPWHVSYLKWISRVVHGDLGYSYQTKRSTLEEIIRALPTTFCLASISMLFSAIIAIPLGIAAALRQNGFVDHICRLTSIVCLSSPEYFVAIVFMLAGGIYLDIFPIAGTGGIEYFILPSLTLSVGLIAITMRIMRTSMIETLEQDYMRTARAKGLSRRKIIQRHALKNALLPVIIYMGTQFGWIFGGAVTIESVFALPGLGRLLVNSVSSMDIMVMQGCMLTFAMIVVLINLFVDLVQLYLDPSVRAQGE from the coding sequence ATGATACGTAGAATTATACTGAACCGTCTATTTCAAATGATACAGGTCATGGTAGGGATATCCCTCATCACTTTTGCAGTGATTTCCCTTTCGCCAGGAGATCCAGCTGAAATTACGCTCAGGGCTACTCTTGGTACCGAAAGCCCACCTAAAGAGGCAGTAGCCAGACTTCATGAAGAAATGGGGCTTGACGATCCATGGCATGTCAGCTATCTAAAATGGATTTCAAGGGTTGTGCATGGAGATCTTGGATATTCCTATCAGACAAAAAGGAGTACTCTTGAAGAGATAATACGTGCTCTGCCCACGACCTTTTGTCTAGCCTCTATTTCAATGCTATTCTCGGCTATCATAGCTATTCCGCTTGGAATTGCAGCAGCTCTGAGACAGAACGGGTTTGTAGACCATATTTGCAGGCTTACTTCAATAGTTTGCCTCTCGAGCCCTGAATATTTTGTTGCTATAGTTTTTATGCTTGCAGGAGGCATCTATCTGGATATCTTTCCGATTGCAGGAACAGGAGGAATAGAGTATTTCATTCTTCCATCCCTGACCCTCTCGGTTGGCCTTATTGCAATTACAATGCGTATCATGAGGACAAGTATGATTGAAACGCTTGAGCAGGATTATATGAGGACAGCACGTGCAAAAGGGCTCAGCCGTAGAAAAATTATTCAACGACATGCTTTAAAGAATGCATTGCTCCCTGTCATTATATATATGGGTACCCAGTTCGGATGGATTTTCGGAGGGGCAGTTACCATTGAAAGTGTTTTTGCACTTCCAGGACTTGGGAGGCTTCTTGTTAACTCTGTTTCTTCGATGGACATCATGGTGATGCAGGGATGTATGCTTACCTTCGCGATGATTGTAGTGCTTATTAATCTCTTTGTCGATCTCGTCCAGCTTTATCTCGACCCATCAGTCAGGGCTCAGGGAGAATAA
- a CDS encoding ABC transporter substrate-binding protein, with translation MKRKEGILFILLALVVLGAGCTDKEQKEENQTSQTLYISGQWSPTSIDPHLSGYMPQRLEYAETLVGVDYEGKIIPNLAKSWEVSSDGKKWTFKLREGVLFHDGTSFTAEVMKKSLERSFIQSASTFGKIPVTSIETPDNLTLVISLNSTFPALPAYLSKGESVALAPGSYDASGNVTKPIGTGPFIFESWKPEEEIVVVKNPDYWGHVASVDKVVYRVIPEELTRKMLLDSKDIQVAMILSPDIADKYTEKADYTVLEQPIARVRMIAFNTEKEPFNDKKVRQAINYAIDREAIVNSVLYGYGNTAAGLFPPQFYWANKDIAPYTYDTEKAKKLLNEAGWTDSDGDGILDKNGKPLKITLVTYPERAELPPIAEVIQQQLEKVGIKTELKVLNTDASNAQRNKGNFDMYLVGRGLLFVPDPDEIMMTDYHSNGTSGDGWGAYRWHNDTVDKLIEQARTTSDEAVRKKLYDEVQEIVVEEAPVAYLNYYVNIDVTTSNIKGYHLHPTEYSLDLQNVSIA, from the coding sequence ATGAAAAGAAAAGAGGGAATTCTATTTATTTTGCTGGCTCTCGTTGTCCTGGGAGCAGGTTGTACAGACAAAGAACAAAAAGAAGAAAATCAAACATCTCAAACATTATACATTTCAGGTCAATGGAGTCCAACCTCTATTGATCCTCACCTATCGGGTTATATGCCGCAGAGGCTAGAATACGCAGAAACTCTTGTAGGAGTTGATTATGAGGGAAAAATTATCCCAAATCTTGCAAAATCATGGGAAGTTTCCAGCGATGGAAAAAAATGGACATTCAAATTGAGAGAGGGAGTCCTATTCCATGATGGGACATCTTTCACAGCCGAGGTTATGAAAAAATCTCTCGAAAGATCCTTTATCCAGTCGGCATCAACATTCGGAAAAATTCCTGTAACGTCGATTGAAACTCCCGATAACCTGACATTAGTGATCAGCCTCAATTCAACTTTCCCTGCACTTCCTGCCTATCTTTCCAAAGGAGAAAGTGTTGCCCTAGCTCCCGGGTCTTATGATGCAAGCGGAAACGTGACAAAGCCTATCGGTACAGGACCTTTTATCTTTGAGTCCTGGAAACCGGAAGAAGAAATTGTTGTCGTCAAGAATCCGGATTACTGGGGACATGTTGCTTCAGTTGATAAGGTGGTATATCGGGTAATTCCTGAAGAACTTACAAGAAAGATGCTCCTCGACAGTAAGGACATTCAGGTAGCAATGATTCTTTCGCCCGATATTGCTGATAAATATACAGAAAAGGCTGATTATACAGTCCTTGAGCAGCCGATTGCTCGTGTAAGGATGATTGCTTTCAATACGGAAAAGGAGCCCTTCAACGATAAAAAAGTACGTCAGGCTATTAATTACGCTATAGATAGAGAAGCAATAGTGAATTCTGTCCTTTACGGATACGGAAACACAGCAGCAGGACTTTTTCCTCCTCAGTTTTACTGGGCAAACAAGGATATTGCTCCTTATACTTATGACACGGAAAAAGCAAAAAAACTCCTTAATGAAGCAGGATGGACCGACTCGGATGGGGATGGAATTCTTGATAAAAACGGCAAGCCTTTAAAAATTACATTAGTCACTTATCCTGAAAGAGCAGAACTGCCGCCGATCGCTGAGGTGATCCAGCAGCAGCTTGAAAAAGTAGGTATAAAGACAGAACTTAAGGTTCTCAATACCGATGCTTCAAACGCCCAGAGGAATAAAGGGAATTTTGATATGTACCTTGTAGGAAGAGGATTACTTTTCGTACCTGATCCTGATGAGATAATGATGACGGACTATCATTCAAATGGTACTTCAGGCGACGGTTGGGGAGCATATCGCTGGCACAATGATACTGTAGATAAGCTGATTGAACAGGCCAGAACTACTTCCGATGAAGCTGTCAGAAAGAAACTCTATGATGAAGTTCAGGAAATTGTTGTCGAAGAAGCCCCGGTTGCATATCTTAACTACTACGTTAATATTGACGTCACAACTTCGAACATAAAGGGATATCATCTCCATCCTACAGAGTACTCTTTAGACCTGCAGAATGTCTCAATTGCCTGA
- a CDS encoding ABC transporter ATP-binding protein, protein MIEGRGLTKIFSPTSTGKNRITAVDNVNIRIEAGETLTLVGESGCGKSTLSRLLLLLIPPTRGEIFFEGQALKGLKGKELHSIRKKIQIVPQQPESSLNPRWKIAHSICEPFRIHPDLLRGRQIEEELKRLIGLVGLEPEQAARYPHQLSGGELQRAVIARAIALEPAFLICDEPTSMLDVSTQASIIHLLKTLQQDLRCALLFITHDQGLAHAIGDRTAVMFAGQIVEEGQGVLDRPYHPFTRRITSISDSGSLHPSEPQGKKIPGSCVYYQFCPKKTEKCLYSPEMMEYEDRRVRCHNFSFA, encoded by the coding sequence ATGATTGAAGGAAGAGGCCTGACAAAAATATTCTCTCCCACCTCTACGGGAAAAAACCGGATCACTGCTGTTGACAATGTAAATATCAGGATAGAAGCTGGAGAGACCCTCACTCTTGTAGGAGAGAGCGGATGTGGAAAGTCCACTCTCTCAAGATTGCTTCTCTTGCTTATTCCTCCAACACGGGGAGAGATATTCTTTGAGGGCCAGGCTCTTAAAGGGCTGAAGGGAAAAGAACTCCACTCTATCCGGAAAAAAATTCAGATTGTGCCACAACAGCCTGAAAGCTCCCTGAACCCCAGGTGGAAGATAGCTCACTCAATCTGTGAACCTTTTCGCATACATCCTGATTTGTTACGCGGAAGGCAGATTGAAGAAGAGCTGAAAAGACTTATTGGGCTTGTTGGTCTTGAACCTGAGCAGGCAGCCCGATATCCACATCAACTCAGCGGTGGAGAATTGCAGCGTGCTGTTATTGCTCGTGCTATCGCGCTTGAGCCTGCCTTTCTCATATGTGATGAACCGACTTCAATGCTTGACGTGTCCACCCAGGCATCTATTATACATCTTCTGAAAACACTTCAGCAAGACCTCAGATGTGCCCTTCTCTTCATTACTCACGACCAGGGACTTGCACACGCTATTGGAGACCGGACAGCTGTAATGTTTGCCGGACAGATCGTAGAAGAGGGACAAGGTGTTCTGGATAGGCCCTACCATCCATTTACTCGTAGAATAACATCAATCTCGGATTCCGGCTCCTTACATCCATCGGAACCTCAAGGGAAGAAGATTCCAGGTTCATGCGTATATTATCAATTCTGCCCGAAAAAGACCGAAAAATGCCTGTACAGCCCTGAAATGATGGAATATGAAGATAGACGGGTGCGTTGCCATAACTTTTCATTTGCTTGA
- a CDS encoding ABC transporter ATP-binding protein, whose protein sequence is MTMILDIQQLYVHFPVSSTVIRAVDGVDINIEQPEALAIIGESGSGKSVLGLALLGLLPANCTVNGVIRYHGDNLLTLSENELEMIRGRKIAWVPQNPTGAMNPSMTVGNQIGEPISLHIEKDKTKIRKKVLELLQFVRIIPPEERIDSYPYSFSGGMLQRSLVAMGISGHPEVLVADEPTKGIDIMNKQAITYLLRVLCKEGITLILITHDLPFVQNLADRIAVMYSGRIVEIRERQAFFDGPLHPYSRGLLRSLPENGLHPIPSGTEDSEEKDGGCRFRFRCTSAIERCRIEPPLIPFPEGSAVRCWLYDRRE, encoded by the coding sequence ATGACCATGATTCTTGATATTCAACAGCTGTATGTACATTTTCCCGTTTCAAGCACCGTCATCAGGGCGGTTGATGGGGTTGATATTAACATTGAACAGCCCGAGGCACTTGCAATTATAGGGGAAAGCGGTAGCGGAAAATCTGTACTGGGACTGGCGCTACTGGGGCTCTTGCCTGCAAACTGCACTGTAAACGGAGTTATACGCTATCATGGAGATAATCTTCTAACTCTTTCTGAAAATGAACTTGAAATGATCCGTGGCAGAAAGATTGCATGGGTTCCGCAAAACCCTACAGGAGCAATGAATCCTTCGATGACTGTGGGAAACCAGATCGGAGAACCAATCTCTCTTCATATAGAAAAGGACAAAACTAAAATTAGAAAGAAGGTTCTTGAACTTCTTCAATTCGTAAGAATAATTCCCCCAGAAGAAAGAATAGACTCCTATCCTTACTCATTCAGTGGTGGAATGCTTCAACGCTCGCTTGTTGCGATGGGAATCTCAGGCCATCCGGAAGTACTCGTTGCAGACGAGCCTACAAAGGGTATAGACATAATGAATAAGCAGGCTATTACTTACCTGCTTCGGGTTTTATGTAAGGAAGGAATTACTCTAATTCTCATCACACATGATCTGCCGTTTGTCCAAAACCTCGCGGACAGGATTGCAGTTATGTATTCCGGGAGGATAGTGGAAATAAGAGAGAGGCAGGCGTTTTTTGATGGGCCACTGCACCCCTATTCCAGGGGACTACTTCGTTCGCTCCCTGAGAACGGTCTTCACCCCATACCATCCGGAACAGAAGATTCAGAAGAAAAGGATGGAGGCTGTAGGTTCAGGTTTCGATGCACATCTGCAATAGAAAGGTGCAGGATTGAGCCTCCGCTCATCCCTTTTCCGGAAGGATCGGCTGTCAGATGCTGGTTGTATGATCGAAGGGAGTAA